From the Prochlorococcus marinus CUG1416 genome, the window TATAAATTCTCTGATTTGTAATGCAGCAGTTTATAAACCTAGACTAAAGAGACCTGAAAGATCTCCTCAGGGTTTTGAAAACTCTATGGCAGTAAATCATTTTGGGCATTTTCTTATGATAAACCTGCTTTTAGAAAATATTTTATCTTCAGAAAGTGAAATTGTTTTAAATGGTAAATCTACTTTATTCAAGCCAAGGATTACAGTATTAGGAACTGTCACAGCTAATTATTCAGAACTTGGAGGTAGGATACCCATTCCTGCCCCAGCTGACCTTGGAGATTTATCTGGATTTAAAAATGGTTTTTTATCTCCAATAAGTATGGCGAATGGAAAGAAATTTAAACCTGGTAAGGCTTATAAGGATAGTAAACTTTGCAATATGGTGACCGTTCAGGAATTATCAAAAAGATATCCTGCAGAAAAAATTATTGTTAATTCTCTATATCCTGGATGTGTTGCTGAAACTAAACTTTTTAGAGATACACCTTGGTTATTTAGATTTCTTTTCCCAATATTTCAAAAATTCATAACAAGAGGATATGTGTCACAAAGATTGGCAGGAGAGAGGGTCGCTCAAGTGGCAACTTATAAAGAATATGCCAAACCATCAGTTCATTGGAGTTGGGGAAATCGTCAAAAAAAGGGCAGAAAAGCTTTTTCTCAGAAGTTGTCAAAAAGAATAATTGATACTAATACCTCTAAACAAACTTATGATTTAACAAAAAGATTGGTTGGATTAAATTAATATAAGACTAATCAAATCCCAATAAATCAAAAATTTCTCTATCTTTAAGTGGATTTCCTTCTAAAGGTTCTACGTTTTCAATCATATTTTTAGCAAGTGATAAATATTCATTTTGAACTTCAACGACGTCTTCAGTTGGCTCCATTTCAAAGATAGTACATTTTTTCAGTCTTGATCTTCTTATGGCGTCTACATCTTTAAAATGAGCCATGGTTTTTAAACCTGTTCTTTCATTGAACTTATCAATTTGGTCTGTATCTTTTGATCTATTTGCTACTACCCCACCTAATCTGACTTTATAATTTTTTGCTTTTGCTTTAATTGCAGAGACTATTCTATTCATGGCGAATATTGAATCGAAGTCATTAGCAGTAACAATTAGGCAGTAATTTGCGTGCTGCAATGGAGCTGCAAATCCACCACAAACGACATCTCCAAGGACATCAAAAATGACAACATCAGTATCCTCTAATAAGTGATGTTCTTTTAAAAGCTTAAC encodes:
- the bchL gene encoding ferredoxin:protochlorophyllide reductase (ATP-dependent) iron-sulfur ATP-binding protein, translated to MTSTINKPLDGEGSVQVKQDPKINIEEGALVIAVYGKGGIGKSTTSSNLSAAFSKLGKKVLQIGCDPKHDSTFTLTHKMVPTVIDILEEVDFHSEELRPTDFMFEGFNGVMCVESGGPPAGTGCGGYVTGQTVKLLKEHHLLEDTDVVIFDVLGDVVCGGFAAPLQHANYCLIVTANDFDSIFAMNRIVSAIKAKAKNYKVRLGGVVANRSKDTDQIDKFNERTGLKTMAHFKDVDAIRRSRLKKCTIFEMEPTEDVVEVQNEYLSLAKNMIENVEPLEGNPLKDREIFDLLGFD
- a CDS encoding protochlorophyllide reductase encodes the protein MSKNMKGLVLITGTTSGVGLNTLKPLLRFGWEVIAVNRSNKRAITIAEELLTKEEIKNVHFIEIDLSNLDNVRKGCDEILEKFRNPINSLICNAAVYKPRLKRPERSPQGFENSMAVNHFGHFLMINLLLENILSSESEIVLNGKSTLFKPRITVLGTVTANYSELGGRIPIPAPADLGDLSGFKNGFLSPISMANGKKFKPGKAYKDSKLCNMVTVQELSKRYPAEKIIVNSLYPGCVAETKLFRDTPWLFRFLFPIFQKFITRGYVSQRLAGERVAQVATYKEYAKPSVHWSWGNRQKKGRKAFSQKLSKRIIDTNTSKQTYDLTKRLVGLN